The following are encoded together in the Panicum virgatum strain AP13 chromosome 6K, P.virgatum_v5, whole genome shotgun sequence genome:
- the LOC120712059 gene encoding GTP 3',8-cyclase, mitochondrial-like isoform X4 encodes MMRRCVSELAHRRRPDNVVDAMKLGFQYLANVSSLTRAIESHRCSNAHATSCVTDRDIVSRETASSEMLVDSFGRFHNYLRISLTERCNLRCQYCMPAEGVELTPRSELLSHDEIIRIADLFVTSGVDKIRLTGGEPTIRKDIEDICLHLSGLKGLKTLAMTTNGIVLSKKLPKLKECGLNALNISLDTLVPAKFEFMTRRKGHSKVMESIDAAVELGYNPVKVNCVIMRGMNDDEICNFVELTRHKPINVRFIEFMPFDGNVWNVKKLVPFAEMLDKVRQSYNGVERLQDHPTDTAKNFRIDGHVGTISFITSMTEHFCAGCNRLRLLADGNLKVCLFGPSELS; translated from the exons GTTGATGCTATGAAGCTAGGCTTCCAATATTTGGCCAATGTTTCCTCTTTAACAAGAGCTATTGAGAGTCATAGGTGCTCAAATGCACACGCAACTTCCTGCGTTACTGATCGAGATATTGTGTCAAGAGAAACAGCATCatcagaaatgcttgttgattCATTCGGGAGGTTTCACAATTACTTGAGGATCTCCTTGACTGAGCGCTGTAATCTGAGGTGCCAATACTGTATGCCTGCTGAAGGAGTTGAACTAACACCGAGGTCGGAGCTTCTATCACATGATGAGATAATTCGAATTGCTGACCTTTTTGTTACCTCTGGTGTGGATAAGATTCGATTAACTGGTGGAGAGCCTACCATAAGAAAAGATATTGAAGACATTTGCTTACATCTTTCGGGTTTGAAGGGGCTAAAAACACTAGCAATGACTACAAATGGaattgttctttctaagaaacTCCCCAAATTGAAAGAATGTGGCCTCAATGCCTTAAATATAAGTTTAGATACACTAGTACCTGCAAAGTTTGAGTTCATGACAAGGCGCAAAGGGCACTCAAAGGTCATGGAATCAATAGATGCTGCTGTAGAACTTGGATATAACCCTGTGAAG GTCAATTGTGTTATCATGCGTGGcatgaatgatgatgagatcTGTAATTTTGTTGAATTGACGAGACACAAGCCCATCAATGTGAGATTTATTGAGTTTATGCCATTTGATGGTAATGTTTGGAATGTGAAGAAGCTAGTTCCTTTTGCAGAGATGTTGGACAAAGTG CGGCAAAGTTATAATGGTGTAGAGAGACTTCAAGATCACCCAACAGACACTGCAAAGAATTTCAGGATTGATGGACATGTCGGGACAATTTCATTTATTACATCAATGACAGAGCATTTTTGTGCTGGCTGCAATAGACTACGGTTGTTGGCTGATGGAAACCTCAAGGTGTGCTTATTTGGCCCCTCAGAG
- the LOC120712059 gene encoding GTP 3',8-cyclase, mitochondrial-like isoform X3, which yields MMRRCVSELAHRRRPDNVVDAMKLGFQYLANVSSLTRAIESHRCSNAHATSCVTDRDIVSRETASSEMLVDSFGRFHNYLRISLTERCNLRCQYCMPAEGVELTPRSELLSHDEIIRIADLFVTSGVDKIRLTGGEPTIRKDIEDICLHLSGLKGLKTLAMTTNGIVLSKKLPKLKECGLNALNISLDTLVPAKFEFMTRRKGHSKVMESIDAAVELGYNPVKVNCVIMRGMNDDEICNFVELTRHKPINVRFIEFMPFDGNVWNVKKLVPFAEMLDKVRQSYNGVERLQDHPTDTAKNFRIDGHVGTISFITSMTEHFCAGCNRLRLLADGNLKVCLFGPSEFQT from the exons GTTGATGCTATGAAGCTAGGCTTCCAATATTTGGCCAATGTTTCCTCTTTAACAAGAGCTATTGAGAGTCATAGGTGCTCAAATGCACACGCAACTTCCTGCGTTACTGATCGAGATATTGTGTCAAGAGAAACAGCATCatcagaaatgcttgttgattCATTCGGGAGGTTTCACAATTACTTGAGGATCTCCTTGACTGAGCGCTGTAATCTGAGGTGCCAATACTGTATGCCTGCTGAAGGAGTTGAACTAACACCGAGGTCGGAGCTTCTATCACATGATGAGATAATTCGAATTGCTGACCTTTTTGTTACCTCTGGTGTGGATAAGATTCGATTAACTGGTGGAGAGCCTACCATAAGAAAAGATATTGAAGACATTTGCTTACATCTTTCGGGTTTGAAGGGGCTAAAAACACTAGCAATGACTACAAATGGaattgttctttctaagaaacTCCCCAAATTGAAAGAATGTGGCCTCAATGCCTTAAATATAAGTTTAGATACACTAGTACCTGCAAAGTTTGAGTTCATGACAAGGCGCAAAGGGCACTCAAAGGTCATGGAATCAATAGATGCTGCTGTAGAACTTGGATATAACCCTGTGAAG GTCAATTGTGTTATCATGCGTGGcatgaatgatgatgagatcTGTAATTTTGTTGAATTGACGAGACACAAGCCCATCAATGTGAGATTTATTGAGTTTATGCCATTTGATGGTAATGTTTGGAATGTGAAGAAGCTAGTTCCTTTTGCAGAGATGTTGGACAAAGTG CGGCAAAGTTATAATGGTGTAGAGAGACTTCAAGATCACCCAACAGACACTGCAAAGAATTTCAGGATTGATGGACATGTCGGGACAATTTCATTTATTACATCAATGACAGAGCATTTTTGTGCTGGCTGCAATAGACTACGGTTGTTGGCTGATGGAAACCTCAAGGTGTGCTTATTTGGCCCCTCAGAG